Proteins encoded together in one Aminipila butyrica window:
- a CDS encoding 3-isopropylmalate dehydratase large subunit, whose amino-acid sequence MGQTLIEKLVTRNIQRHEEQTGIHSVTAAKAGDIVTVSVDRVMIHDIFIPFVAEKFEEMGFPKIWNPDKVVLIYDHLVPASQQDDVRHFKIGDAFAAKYGMKNVHRSDGICHQLMTEAGYVKPGDVVFGTDSHTTTYGCVGAFSSGIGYTEMASILGTGSMWIKVPETIQVKIEGVLPAQVTSKDIILTLIGDLGADGATYKALEFSGSTIENMTVASRMTMSNMAVEAGAKCALFTPDEKTADYCQISLTEQETALKGDTDATYCQTITYKAEDFVPVMACPSQVDLIKPVSQLAGTKIDQVFIGSCTNGRYEDLEAAAQVLQGKTISPFVKLIVTPASRQIFTEAAQSGIIKTLTAAGAIVTHPGCGLCCGRAGGILSDGERVVATNNRNFLGRMGTSKVEIYLASPVSAAMAALKGEITPP is encoded by the coding sequence GTGGGACAGACATTGATAGAAAAATTAGTAACCCGTAATATCCAACGCCATGAAGAGCAGACCGGAATACATTCAGTCACCGCTGCAAAAGCTGGAGACATCGTCACCGTTTCTGTAGACCGAGTGATGATTCACGATATCTTTATTCCTTTTGTGGCTGAAAAATTTGAAGAGATGGGTTTCCCCAAAATATGGAATCCAGATAAAGTGGTGCTGATTTATGATCACTTGGTACCGGCCAGCCAGCAAGATGATGTACGGCACTTTAAAATCGGCGACGCTTTTGCAGCAAAGTACGGCATGAAAAATGTGCATCGGTCTGACGGCATCTGCCACCAGCTCATGACCGAGGCCGGATACGTAAAGCCCGGCGACGTGGTCTTCGGCACAGACAGCCATACCACCACCTACGGCTGTGTGGGCGCTTTCTCATCTGGTATCGGCTACACCGAAATGGCCAGCATCTTGGGCACCGGCTCCATGTGGATAAAAGTGCCAGAGACCATCCAGGTGAAAATAGAGGGAGTGCTCCCAGCGCAGGTAACGTCTAAAGACATTATTCTAACCCTAATCGGCGATTTAGGCGCTGACGGAGCCACCTATAAGGCTTTAGAATTTTCAGGAAGCACGATTGAAAATATGACCGTAGCCAGCCGTATGACTATGTCTAACATGGCCGTAGAAGCCGGCGCAAAATGTGCTCTCTTTACCCCGGATGAGAAGACGGCAGATTACTGCCAGATTTCGCTGACGGAACAGGAAACCGCCTTAAAGGGGGATACCGATGCCACCTATTGCCAGACCATAACATATAAAGCAGAAGATTTCGTACCAGTGATGGCCTGTCCATCTCAAGTGGACTTGATTAAGCCCGTATCCCAGCTGGCAGGAACAAAGATTGATCAAGTCTTTATCGGCTCCTGTACGAATGGCCGCTACGAAGATTTAGAGGCTGCGGCTCAGGTTCTTCAGGGCAAGACCATTTCCCCTTTTGTCAAGCTGATTGTCACCCCGGCCAGCCGCCAGATTTTCACGGAAGCCGCACAATCAGGCATCATTAAAACCTTAACTGCCGCGGGGGCCATCGTCACCCATCCCGGCTGCGGCCTCTGCTGCGGCCGGGCCGGAGGTATTCTCTCCGACGGCGAACGAGTGGTTGCAACCAACAACCGCAATTTCCTAGGGCGTATGGGGACCTCCAAGGTGGAGATTTATTTAGCCTCTCCAGTGTCTGCCGCCATGGCAGCCCTGAAAGGGGAAATCACCCCGCCGTAA
- a CDS encoding diguanylate cyclase — protein MLRLKGNQVMPYQKLQVHIIALMMTLILAMSGSFFAYQVYAEDEESQKVRVGYYQLDGFNDISQDGYYSGYGYEYLMEIAKYTGWEYELVGQVQDLESGITRRMTYEEALNQLEEGKLDLVCHVEKTAVNQGRFLFPDFPLGEDYGLLTVAAEGDISSLEELQQSKGLRVGMLTGTSRDGQLQEYGRKLEFSFEPVFFSTVEALKEALLEDRSIDAIYATNMRQINGERALLRLNAQDFFAVTNKGAKQLCGELSAALDQIAVQNPQFSADLYKKYYTRLQREKVNWTQEEQEYLAAHPVIRVGVDKAFIPIEYYDEKKGQIAGISGDILQQVADMMGVQIEGVPYSSFRDLLKEDGSYKIDLLPAFGADYKWAAEHRVRLTSAYLNLPVSVISQYYVKNYEDPKLKVAVVRDKFLTAQIQDTMSYEQLIYCNSLKECVEAVNDGKAELTYIPTYSANYFASQAAYTRIRTYAVPDFNYQVCFAIPMESDVVFYKILNKAINSISPKEIDNIVFSNIIFDGYQESFFDYVYKYPILTALVICFLWMGISLVLYFSKRLEKDVKQELELCDERMYLALEQTNMVVWDYDLASNSVIRTRGSKSWLGADDRIDNAPETFIQSGYVHPNSVGDFETMFQQIQKGDKFATGLFQFKKAEEDGQWTNDHIWVEIKMTNIFDGHGKAVRAVGLAEDVTEKLQEAISLREKASRDPLTHLLNRTSFQVCVQEFLKKDYREDLVSALIILDTDDFKQVNDTHGHVYGDEVLMEIATRLTGLFRTEDCVGRLGGDEFIIFMKNATSYEGVLKKAEQICTSLVFEKDGLVTTCSVGAAIAPSREVDYAVLYKYADEALYEAKKDGKRRYVVYNKNQIH, from the coding sequence ATGCTTAGATTGAAAGGTAATCAGGTCATGCCATATCAAAAATTACAGGTACATATCATTGCACTAATGATGACGCTGATTCTTGCCATGTCAGGGAGTTTTTTTGCCTATCAGGTTTACGCGGAAGATGAAGAGTCCCAAAAGGTACGAGTCGGATATTATCAATTGGACGGCTTTAACGATATATCCCAAGATGGGTATTACAGCGGCTACGGCTACGAATATTTGATGGAGATTGCTAAATATACTGGCTGGGAGTATGAACTGGTCGGTCAGGTTCAGGATCTTGAGTCAGGCATCACCCGGCGAATGACCTACGAAGAAGCCCTGAATCAACTAGAGGAAGGCAAACTAGACTTGGTCTGTCACGTGGAGAAAACGGCAGTTAACCAGGGTCGTTTTTTGTTTCCTGATTTTCCACTGGGAGAGGATTATGGCCTCTTGACGGTAGCGGCAGAAGGGGACATTTCTAGTTTGGAGGAATTACAGCAGTCGAAAGGGCTGCGAGTGGGCATGCTGACTGGTACGTCTAGAGACGGACAGCTTCAGGAGTATGGGAGGAAGCTGGAATTTTCTTTTGAGCCGGTTTTCTTTTCTACGGTAGAGGCCCTGAAGGAAGCTTTGCTGGAGGACCGCAGCATAGATGCCATTTATGCCACCAATATGCGGCAAATTAATGGGGAGCGGGCACTTCTGCGTCTGAATGCTCAAGATTTTTTTGCCGTAACTAATAAAGGGGCGAAGCAACTGTGCGGTGAGTTGTCTGCTGCATTGGATCAAATTGCAGTGCAAAATCCACAGTTTTCAGCAGACCTGTACAAAAAGTATTATACCCGCTTGCAAAGAGAGAAGGTGAACTGGACCCAGGAGGAACAGGAATATTTGGCAGCCCATCCGGTGATTCGTGTTGGTGTGGATAAGGCGTTTATTCCCATTGAATATTACGATGAAAAGAAGGGGCAGATCGCGGGCATATCAGGGGATATTCTGCAGCAAGTGGCTGACATGATGGGTGTGCAAATTGAGGGAGTACCTTACAGCAGTTTTCGGGATTTATTAAAGGAGGACGGTAGCTATAAGATTGATCTCTTGCCGGCTTTTGGAGCGGACTACAAGTGGGCGGCCGAGCACCGAGTCCGGCTGACCTCGGCTTATTTGAATCTGCCGGTCAGCGTCATATCTCAGTACTATGTAAAAAACTATGAGGACCCGAAACTGAAAGTGGCAGTAGTGCGTGATAAGTTTCTCACAGCACAAATTCAGGATACCATGAGCTATGAGCAGCTGATTTACTGCAATTCTTTAAAGGAATGTGTAGAAGCCGTCAACGATGGTAAAGCGGAGCTTACTTACATACCTACTTATAGTGCCAATTACTTTGCTTCTCAAGCAGCCTATACCCGTATAAGAACTTATGCGGTGCCAGATTTTAATTATCAAGTCTGTTTCGCCATACCGATGGAAAGTGATGTGGTCTTTTATAAGATTTTAAACAAGGCGATTAATAGTATATCGCCTAAAGAAATCGACAATATTGTTTTTAGTAATATCATCTTTGATGGATACCAGGAAAGTTTTTTTGACTATGTATATAAATATCCCATACTGACAGCCCTCGTTATCTGTTTTCTCTGGATGGGTATCTCTCTAGTGCTGTATTTCAGCAAGAGATTGGAGAAGGACGTTAAGCAGGAATTAGAGCTCTGCGATGAGCGGATGTATCTGGCTTTGGAGCAGACCAATATGGTGGTTTGGGATTATGATTTGGCCAGCAATTCGGTTATTCGTACCCGAGGGAGCAAGTCCTGGCTGGGCGCCGATGACCGCATAGACAACGCACCGGAAACGTTTATCCAATCGGGTTATGTACACCCAAATTCAGTGGGAGACTTTGAGACCATGTTCCAGCAAATCCAAAAGGGTGATAAGTTTGCTACAGGGCTGTTTCAATTTAAGAAAGCAGAGGAGGATGGTCAGTGGACAAATGATCACATTTGGGTAGAGATTAAGATGACCAACATTTTTGACGGACACGGAAAGGCTGTCCGGGCTGTGGGGCTGGCAGAGGATGTAACGGAGAAATTACAAGAAGCCATAAGCTTGAGGGAAAAGGCTTCCAGAGATCCGCTGACCCACTTGCTGAACCGTACTTCTTTCCAGGTTTGTGTGCAGGAGTTTCTAAAAAAAGACTACCGGGAGGATTTGGTCAGCGCCTTGATTATTCTAGATACGGATGATTTCAAGCAGGTCAATGATACCCATGGTCATGTATATGGGGATGAAGTGCTGATGGAGATTGCGACCCGTTTGACCGGTCTTTTTCGGACCGAAGATTGCGTCGGGCGATTGGGAGGCGACGAGTTTATCATTTTTATGAAGAATGCCACCTCCTATGAGGGAGTCCTCAAGAAAGCAGAACAGATTTGTACTAGTTTGGTCTTTGAAAAGGATGGTCTGGTGACCACCTGCTCAGTGGGAGCAGCCATTGCACCTAGTAGAGAGGTCGACTACGCTGTGTTATATAAGTATGCAGATGAAGCCTTGTACGAGGCCAAGAAGGATGGGAAAAGGCGGTATGTAGTTTATAATAAGAATCAAATTCATTAA
- a CDS encoding LeuD/DmdB family oxidoreductase small subunit — translation MGTIFKFHHDLDTDQIIASQYLLLPTIEEMKAHTFESLDADFSKKVRPGDFVVGGDNFGCGSSREQAPSVLKALGVKAVVAQSFARIFYRNAINIGLPVIVCKDLYEQVSTGETMELFLSEGLVKAGGQEYSCTKLPPYMQAILDKGGLIASLNEAEKSTKGGEQ, via the coding sequence ATGGGTACTATATTTAAATTTCACCATGACCTGGACACAGACCAGATCATTGCTTCTCAATATTTGCTCTTGCCCACTATTGAAGAAATGAAGGCCCACACCTTTGAATCACTGGATGCCGACTTTTCTAAGAAAGTTCGGCCTGGTGACTTTGTGGTAGGGGGCGACAACTTTGGCTGCGGCTCTTCCAGGGAGCAGGCCCCCAGCGTACTCAAGGCCCTTGGGGTTAAAGCGGTGGTAGCCCAGTCCTTTGCTCGAATCTTTTATCGGAATGCTATTAACATCGGCCTGCCGGTCATCGTATGCAAAGATTTATATGAACAGGTTTCCACTGGAGAAACGATGGAGCTGTTTCTGTCTGAGGGCTTGGTAAAAGCTGGTGGCCAGGAATATTCCTGCACCAAGCTGCCGCCCTACATGCAGGCCATCTTGGATAAAGGGGGCCTGATCGCCTCCTTAAATGAGGCTGAAAAGTCAACGAAGGGAGGTGAACAGTAA
- a CDS encoding LeuD/DmdB family oxidoreductase small subunit, translating into METFKSKVWVLGDDIDTDIIIPTDYLALKTIGDMKKYAFSPLRPELAGQIQPGDVIVAGKNFGCGSSREQAPEIIKALQVRCVIAKSFARIFFRNAINNGLLLIETPDLTEQVEEGQEIEVCVNHCIKCNGKEYPIASLPQNLVDIIQAGGLVQAMRKRNGLEPLE; encoded by the coding sequence ATGGAAACATTTAAAAGTAAAGTATGGGTATTGGGGGATGATATCGACACCGATATAATTATTCCTACCGATTACCTGGCTCTAAAAACCATCGGCGATATGAAGAAATACGCCTTTTCCCCTCTGAGGCCGGAACTGGCCGGACAGATTCAGCCGGGAGATGTGATTGTGGCAGGAAAGAATTTCGGCTGCGGCTCTTCCCGTGAGCAAGCTCCTGAAATTATAAAAGCACTTCAGGTGAGGTGCGTCATCGCCAAATCTTTTGCCCGGATTTTTTTCAGAAACGCCATTAATAATGGCCTTCTACTTATTGAAACCCCAGACCTCACGGAGCAAGTGGAGGAAGGCCAAGAGATAGAAGTATGCGTTAACCACTGTATCAAGTGCAACGGGAAGGAGTATCCAATCGCTTCTCTGCCTCAGAATCTAGTGGATATCATTCAGGCTGGAGGCCTCGTACAGGCCATGCGCAAGCGGAACGGCCTGGAGCCGCTGGAATAG
- the aroB gene encoding 3-dehydroquinate synthase, with translation MKTIAIHASKTYDIHIDRGLLGHTGQTVSAVLKPCKLCIITDSTVAKLYGSQVSKSLSEAGFDIHQFVFEPGEGSKTLATIEAILEYLAEKEFTRSDALAALGGGIPGDVAGFAAASFLRGIPFIQIPTTFLAAVDSSVGGKTGVNLKAGKNLAGAFWQPSLVLCDCQAFSTLSHDTFLDGVAEAIKYGVIFDRSLFDLLAANSSNLFTAAHTDDPHSILADIVAQCVSSKRDIVMADERDTGVRQLLNFGHTIGHAIETCSSYKITHGHAVAIGMKIVSKASSVLGFCSSDCAQQLEKLLIAFGFSLDCPFSAEDLTHIALRDKKRTGDTITLVVPETIGHCNLMPLPVNQLVDFIQAGL, from the coding sequence ATGAAAACGATTGCAATCCATGCATCTAAAACTTATGACATTCACATCGATAGAGGCCTTCTTGGCCATACGGGTCAAACAGTTTCAGCGGTTTTAAAACCTTGCAAATTGTGTATCATTACCGATAGCACTGTAGCTAAGCTCTACGGCTCCCAGGTGAGCAAATCCCTGTCAGAAGCGGGATTTGACATCCATCAGTTTGTCTTTGAACCAGGAGAAGGCTCCAAGACGTTGGCTACAATTGAGGCAATCTTGGAATATCTGGCCGAAAAGGAATTTACCCGCAGTGATGCCTTGGCCGCATTAGGGGGAGGTATCCCGGGTGATGTAGCTGGCTTTGCCGCTGCTTCTTTCCTGAGGGGCATTCCTTTTATTCAGATTCCCACTACTTTTTTAGCAGCGGTGGACTCCTCGGTGGGAGGCAAGACCGGCGTTAATCTGAAAGCGGGAAAAAACCTGGCCGGAGCCTTTTGGCAGCCCTCTCTGGTGCTCTGTGACTGCCAGGCCTTTTCGACCCTATCTCATGACACTTTTCTGGATGGGGTTGCTGAAGCCATTAAATACGGTGTCATCTTTGACCGCTCTCTTTTTGACCTGCTGGCAGCCAATAGCAGCAACCTCTTCACCGCTGCCCATACCGATGATCCCCATTCAATCCTTGCCGATATCGTAGCTCAATGCGTATCTAGCAAGCGGGACATCGTCATGGCCGACGAACGAGATACCGGAGTGCGCCAGCTACTTAACTTTGGTCATACCATCGGCCACGCCATTGAAACCTGTAGCAGCTATAAAATCACTCACGGCCACGCTGTAGCTATCGGCATGAAGATTGTGTCCAAAGCCTCATCTGTACTAGGCTTTTGCTCCTCAGACTGCGCTCAGCAGCTGGAAAAACTTCTGATTGCCTTTGGCTTTTCTCTGGACTGTCCATTCAGTGCAGAAGACCTGACTCATATAGCCCTTCGAGACAAAAAGCGGACCGGTGATACAATCACCCTAGTAGTGCCGGAGACAATCGGCCACTGCAATCTCATGCCGCTGCCGGTAAACCAGCTGGTGGATTTTATCCAGGCCGGCCTCTAG
- a CDS encoding 3-isopropylmalate dehydratase large subunit, producing the protein MGMTIAEKIIAAAAGVESVKPGDIHTVTLDRMMSNDGTTHLTIDMYHQQLDHPAIADSKKLVFIVDHNVPADNPKTAATHKKMRDFAREHQIDFWEGKGVCHQIMMEHYVRPGELIFGADSHTCTYGALGAFGTGVGCTDFLYGMVTGTSWLLVPETVKFNLTGKLRKGVYPRDLMLHIIGQIGANGVNYQVMEFSGEGAKTLSVNDRMVLCNLAVEAGAKSAIFEADEIALSWLKDHGRQPKQVFTSDEDAHYICEYTFNLDDIQPVVARPDFVDDVIPAAQACGTKIDEAFVGSCNNGRIDELRVAARLLKGRQVADTVRFLIVPASNDVYLQALEEGLMETFMEAGAIVMNANCSVCWGSCQGVIGENEVLISTGTRNFKGRAGHPSSKVYLASAATVTASAIKGFIATEDQL; encoded by the coding sequence ATGGGCATGACCATTGCAGAAAAAATTATTGCTGCCGCTGCCGGGGTGGAATCCGTAAAACCCGGCGACATCCACACCGTCACCCTCGATCGCATGATGAGCAATGACGGAACAACCCATTTAACCATCGACATGTACCACCAGCAGCTGGACCATCCAGCCATAGCCGATTCCAAAAAACTGGTATTCATCGTCGACCACAACGTGCCTGCTGACAATCCCAAGACAGCTGCCACCCACAAGAAGATGCGAGACTTTGCCCGAGAACATCAAATTGATTTCTGGGAAGGCAAAGGCGTCTGTCATCAGATTATGATGGAACACTACGTCCGCCCAGGGGAATTAATCTTTGGCGCAGACAGCCATACCTGCACCTACGGCGCACTAGGGGCCTTTGGAACCGGTGTAGGCTGTACGGACTTCTTATATGGCATGGTCACCGGCACTTCTTGGCTGCTGGTACCTGAAACGGTCAAATTTAACCTGACAGGCAAGCTGAGAAAAGGCGTTTATCCCCGGGATCTGATGCTGCATATCATCGGTCAAATTGGAGCCAACGGAGTCAACTATCAGGTCATGGAGTTTTCTGGTGAAGGGGCAAAAACCCTCAGTGTCAATGACCGCATGGTGCTATGTAATCTGGCCGTGGAAGCTGGGGCAAAGTCAGCCATTTTTGAGGCGGACGAGATAGCGCTTTCCTGGTTAAAAGACCACGGCCGCCAGCCGAAGCAAGTCTTTACCAGCGATGAAGATGCTCATTATATTTGCGAATATACCTTTAACTTAGACGATATCCAGCCTGTAGTGGCCCGGCCAGATTTTGTCGATGACGTCATTCCGGCTGCTCAAGCCTGCGGTACAAAAATTGACGAAGCCTTTGTAGGCTCCTGTAACAATGGCCGTATAGACGAGCTGCGGGTAGCCGCCCGTCTATTAAAAGGTCGGCAAGTGGCGGACACCGTTCGCTTTCTTATCGTTCCTGCCAGCAATGACGTGTATTTGCAAGCTTTAGAGGAAGGCCTCATGGAAACATTCATGGAAGCTGGTGCCATCGTCATGAACGCAAATTGCAGTGTCTGTTGGGGCAGCTGTCAAGGAGTTATCGGGGAAAATGAAGTGCTCATCAGCACCGGAACCCGAAACTTCAAAGGCCGGGCAGGCCATCCTTCCTCAAAGGTTTACCTCGCCTCAGCGGCTACGGTAACGGCTTCAGCCATCAAGGGCTTTATTGCCACCGAAGATCAACTGTAA
- a CDS encoding stalk domain-containing protein encodes MKDNRTYASVRYLAEAYGYKVTWDQATNTVVLNSETE; translated from the coding sequence ATCAAGGATAACCGGACCTATGCATCGGTTCGCTATTTAGCTGAAGCTTATGGGTATAAGGTGACTTGGGATCAGGCTACCAACACGGTAGTTCTCAACAGCGAAACCGAATAA
- the aroF gene encoding 3-deoxy-7-phosphoheptulonate synthase: MVIILKNNPNQKQLDNLLSWLKSMDLGIHMSQGANTTLIGLIGDTSGIDIELINALDIVETVKRIQEPYKNVNRKFHPDSTVVDIAGVKLGGGNFQIIAGPCSVESQEQVSQVAVAVKEAGAGLYRGGAFKPRTSPYAFQGMRAEGIKLLLEAKKISGLPIVTEVMDISHLPLFEDVDVIQVGARNMQNFELLKELGTLRKPILLKRGLSSTLEEFLMSAEYLLAGGNQNVILCERGIRTFETATRNTLDLASIPLLKSMTHLPVIVDPSHATGIAKLVKPMAMAAAACGADGVMIEVHNDPPHALCDGAQSLTPEAFQDVVKAINAILPHSFKGDN, encoded by the coding sequence ATGGTAATTATTTTAAAGAATAACCCAAATCAAAAACAGTTAGACAATCTTTTGTCTTGGTTAAAGAGCATGGACTTGGGCATTCACATGAGCCAAGGAGCCAACACCACTTTAATTGGTCTCATCGGAGATACCTCCGGTATTGACATCGAACTGATTAATGCGCTGGATATTGTGGAAACGGTCAAGCGGATTCAGGAGCCATACAAAAACGTTAATCGTAAGTTCCACCCAGATTCCACCGTGGTAGATATTGCTGGCGTCAAGCTGGGAGGAGGCAACTTTCAGATTATTGCCGGGCCTTGTTCCGTGGAGTCCCAAGAGCAAGTCTCTCAGGTGGCCGTGGCGGTAAAGGAAGCAGGCGCAGGCCTATACAGAGGCGGTGCTTTCAAGCCTAGAACTTCTCCTTACGCTTTCCAGGGGATGCGGGCAGAAGGAATCAAACTTCTTCTGGAAGCCAAAAAGATTTCCGGTCTGCCTATCGTCACCGAAGTTATGGATATCTCCCATCTTCCACTGTTTGAAGATGTAGATGTTATCCAGGTAGGCGCCAGAAATATGCAGAACTTTGAACTGCTGAAAGAACTGGGTACCCTACGAAAACCCATTCTGCTAAAGCGCGGCCTTTCCAGTACCTTGGAAGAATTCCTTATGAGTGCGGAATACCTCCTGGCAGGCGGAAATCAAAATGTCATCCTCTGTGAACGAGGTATCCGAACCTTTGAAACAGCCACCAGAAATACACTGGATTTGGCGAGTATTCCACTCTTAAAGTCGATGACGCACCTGCCGGTTATTGTAGACCCAAGCCACGCCACTGGTATCGCCAAGTTGGTAAAGCCGATGGCTATGGCTGCGGCAGCTTGCGGCGCTGACGGCGTTATGATTGAAGTTCACAACGATCCGCCTCATGCCCTCTGCGATGGAGCTCAGTCTCTAACACCAGAGGCCTTCCAGGATGTGGTCAAAGCCATAAATGCCATCCTGCCTCACAGCTTTAAGGGGGACAATTAA
- the leuB gene encoding 3-isopropylmalate dehydrogenase has protein sequence MNYKIALIPGDGIGPEVVAETVKVLEKVSQKYGHTFEYTEVLAGGCAIDATGACLPQETIDICKASDAVLLGAVGGWQWDTLPGDQRPERALLGLRKELGLFANLRPALLFDELADACPLKPEIVEGGLDLVVVRELTGGIYFGEKGFKDTDLGPAAYDVEQYAEEEVRRIAVVAFDMAMKRNKKVTSVDKANVLESSRLWRRVVAEVAKDYPEVALDNLYIDNATMQMVRYPKQFDVIVTSNIFGDILSDEASMITGSIGMLPSASLAKGNFGMYEPVHGSAPDIAKQNKANPMATILSGAMMLRYTFGLSEEAEAIEAAVKQILAEGYRTPDIYTDGKKAIGTKEAGDLIAAAI, from the coding sequence ATGAATTATAAAATCGCATTAATACCTGGAGACGGCATTGGCCCAGAAGTAGTGGCTGAAACGGTAAAGGTTTTAGAGAAGGTTAGCCAGAAGTACGGCCACACCTTTGAATATACAGAAGTGTTAGCAGGAGGCTGCGCCATCGATGCTACCGGCGCCTGCCTGCCCCAAGAGACCATCGATATCTGCAAGGCCAGCGATGCGGTCCTTTTAGGCGCCGTCGGCGGTTGGCAGTGGGATACCCTGCCTGGTGATCAACGGCCAGAGCGAGCGTTATTGGGTCTGCGCAAGGAGCTAGGTCTCTTTGCCAACCTACGGCCAGCTCTGCTCTTCGACGAATTAGCCGATGCCTGCCCCCTGAAACCAGAAATCGTAGAAGGCGGTCTGGATTTGGTGGTAGTCCGGGAACTTACCGGCGGCATTTACTTTGGGGAAAAAGGGTTTAAGGATACCGATCTGGGTCCTGCTGCCTACGATGTGGAACAGTATGCGGAGGAAGAGGTACGCCGCATTGCCGTGGTAGCCTTTGACATGGCCATGAAGAGAAATAAGAAGGTGACCAGCGTCGATAAAGCCAACGTGCTGGAAAGCTCCCGATTATGGCGGCGAGTGGTGGCCGAAGTAGCTAAGGACTATCCAGAAGTAGCCTTAGACAATTTGTACATCGACAATGCCACCATGCAGATGGTGCGCTATCCAAAGCAGTTTGACGTCATCGTCACCAGCAATATTTTTGGTGACATTCTCTCCGACGAAGCCAGCATGATTACCGGATCGATCGGCATGCTCCCTTCCGCTAGTCTGGCAAAGGGCAACTTCGGTATGTATGAGCCGGTACACGGCTCTGCCCCAGATATTGCAAAACAGAACAAGGCCAATCCCATGGCTACCATTTTATCCGGTGCCATGATGCTCCGCTACACCTTCGGCCTTTCAGAAGAAGCGGAAGCTATCGAAGCTGCGGTAAAACAGATTTTGGCTGAAGGTTACCGAACGCCGGATATCTATACAGATGGCAAGAAAGCCATAGGCACGAAAGAGGCCGGTGACCTGATTGCCGCTGCCATTTAG
- a CDS encoding prephenate dehydrogenase — protein MNIGIIGLGLIGGSMAKAIKQNTDNVVLGFDRQDTIIKKALLIGAIDEPLTEERIADCDLLILALYPQATIDFVKSHAGQIKQGATVLDCCGVKQVVCHELEPIAEKHGFLFMGGHPMAGVAHAGFTHSKKALFNNASMILTPAIGTPIEDVQKIKVLCENIGFTNTQISTPEEHDRVIAFSSQLAHVVSNAYIKSPSALTHKGFSAGSYKDLTRVAKLNETMWTELFLDNPVFLAEEIDGIIDRLSQYSTAIKEKDADALCQLLKEGRERKMEIDGEKF, from the coding sequence ATGAATATTGGAATTATCGGCCTGGGCCTCATCGGAGGCTCTATGGCCAAAGCCATAAAACAAAATACGGACAACGTTGTCTTAGGCTTCGACCGCCAAGACACCATTATAAAGAAAGCCCTGCTGATTGGTGCTATCGACGAACCTTTGACAGAAGAGCGAATCGCCGATTGTGACTTGCTGATTCTAGCACTCTACCCTCAGGCTACCATTGACTTTGTTAAAAGCCATGCGGGGCAAATTAAACAAGGCGCCACTGTCCTGGACTGCTGTGGTGTCAAACAGGTAGTCTGCCATGAGTTGGAACCTATCGCTGAGAAACATGGTTTTCTCTTTATGGGCGGGCATCCGATGGCAGGAGTAGCCCACGCAGGCTTCACTCATTCCAAAAAAGCTCTTTTTAATAACGCTTCCATGATTTTGACTCCTGCTATAGGCACGCCTATTGAGGATGTGCAGAAAATAAAAGTACTCTGTGAAAATATTGGCTTTACTAACACACAGATTTCCACCCCGGAAGAACATGACCGCGTTATCGCTTTTTCCTCTCAGCTGGCTCATGTCGTGTCCAATGCCTATATCAAAAGCCCTTCGGCCCTAACTCACAAAGGTTTTTCTGCTGGCAGTTATAAAGATTTGACCCGGGTAGCCAAGCTCAACGAAACCATGTGGACCGAACTGTTCCTGGATAATCCCGTATTTTTAGCGGAAGAAATCGATGGCATCATCGACCGGCTGAGTCAGTATAGTACGGCCATCAAAGAAAAAGATGCCGATGCCCTCTGCCAATTGCTGAAGGAGGGCCGGGAGCGGAAAATGGAAATAGACGGAGAGAAATTCTAA